A region from the Clostridia bacterium genome encodes:
- the queG gene encoding tRNA epoxyqueuosine(34) reductase QueG produces the protein MALTSIMASWAEEHGVLVGAARVPAEATTSSSKPPYTRIAPGEWRALQEAGARWVICVAVPIKHLPEALPGELRGQSLPTDGEKAPTGVIARYASRQDYHQFIATLLMELKGRLERQVGRPIGGFVSVDNGPLADKRWAFRAGLGHWAPNTLIWTPQYGTWVHLGELAVDVDLPGVVEAVPLPRALMVNGEGQPCSRCGRCVSSCPTGALVEPYALDPERCLSYLTQRRGLVPEDMRPFFEDRLWGCDRCQEACPANPRLALPDDSPPTIKLEPLINLDRKQFQDWLGQTAMNWKGHQVLRRNAAIVLGNRGSSQALPWLKSLAQDPSPVVSAHARWALAAVEAKLGQEQSQA, from the coding sequence ATGGCGCTTACGAGCATCATGGCCAGCTGGGCAGAGGAGCACGGGGTTCTAGTAGGAGCAGCTCGCGTGCCTGCGGAAGCCACTACCTCCAGTTCTAAACCTCCCTACACCCGGATTGCCCCTGGAGAGTGGCGAGCTTTACAGGAGGCGGGGGCCCGGTGGGTTATATGCGTAGCTGTTCCTATCAAGCACCTACCTGAGGCGTTACCGGGTGAGCTACGAGGGCAAAGCCTACCTACCGATGGCGAAAAGGCCCCTACGGGGGTGATTGCCCGCTACGCCTCTCGCCAGGACTACCATCAATTCATTGCCACTTTGCTGATGGAGCTCAAAGGCCGATTGGAACGGCAGGTGGGTCGGCCCATCGGCGGCTTCGTTAGCGTTGACAATGGGCCGCTGGCTGACAAGCGCTGGGCCTTCCGGGCGGGGTTAGGCCACTGGGCACCCAATACCCTCATCTGGACCCCCCAATACGGCACTTGGGTGCACCTAGGGGAGCTGGCGGTGGATGTAGATTTGCCCGGCGTCGTCGAGGCGGTTCCGCTTCCTCGCGCCCTGATGGTAAATGGTGAGGGCCAGCCTTGCTCCCGGTGCGGCCGCTGCGTGTCTTCTTGCCCCACCGGGGCATTGGTAGAGCCATATGCCCTTGATCCCGAGCGCTGCCTTTCCTATCTTACCCAGCGCCGGGGTTTAGTTCCTGAGGATATGCGGCCCTTCTTTGAGGATCGCCTCTGGGGGTGTGACCGCTGCCAGGAAGCTTGCCCGGCCAACCCCAGACTGGCGTTGCCTGACGATAGCCCGCCTACCATCAAATTAGAACCGTTAATTAACCTGGATCGGAAGCAATTTCAAGATTGGCTTGGCCAGACCGCCATGAATTGGAAGGGACACCAGGTGTTGCGGCGCAACGCTGCCATTGTCCTGGGCAACCGGGGTTCTTCCCAAGCCCTACCCTGGCTGAAGAGCTTGGCCCAAGACCCGTCGCCGGTGGTTAGCGCCCACGCCCGGTGGGCGCTTGCGGCCGTTGAGGCCAAGTTAGGCCAGGAACAAAGCCAGGCCTAA
- a CDS encoding quinate 5-dehydrogenase: protein MKHVVSVSIGSSKRDHKARAEFLGEEFIIERIGTDGDIDKAISLIKELDGKVDAFGMGGTDLYLTTGSRRYLIRDAAKILKAAQKTPMVDGGGLKNILEYRAVKYLAREKGMDFRGKRVLITAAVDRYGMALAFDEEGARLVMADLVFALKIPLPFRTMRQLRIAASILAPIIVRLPFKMLYPTGSEQEKTDSESSKLWKYYQEADIIGGDFLFIRRHMPPSLPGRIIVTNTVTAADIEFLRQRGIRTLVTTTPELEGRSFGTNVMEAVMVALLQKPLAEIKRQDYEDLIDRMGLVPRIVELN, encoded by the coding sequence ATGAAGCACGTGGTCAGCGTGAGCATAGGCTCTTCCAAGCGAGATCATAAGGCTCGGGCTGAGTTTTTAGGCGAGGAATTTATCATTGAACGGATTGGCACCGACGGCGACATAGATAAGGCCATATCCCTCATCAAGGAGCTAGATGGAAAGGTAGATGCCTTTGGCATGGGGGGCACCGATCTGTACTTAACCACTGGCAGCCGGCGCTACCTGATTCGCGATGCGGCCAAGATCCTTAAGGCAGCGCAAAAGACCCCCATGGTGGACGGCGGGGGTTTAAAGAATATCTTGGAGTACCGGGCAGTAAAGTACCTGGCCCGGGAAAAGGGAATGGATTTTCGAGGCAAGAGGGTACTGATCACCGCTGCAGTGGATCGATATGGCATGGCCCTGGCCTTCGATGAAGAAGGTGCCCGCTTAGTCATGGCCGATTTGGTATTCGCCCTCAAGATCCCGCTGCCGTTCCGAACCATGAGACAGCTGAGAATCGCTGCTAGTATCCTAGCTCCTATCATTGTTCGTTTGCCCTTTAAAATGTTATACCCCACCGGTTCCGAGCAGGAAAAGACTGATAGCGAATCGAGCAAGCTATGGAAGTATTATCAGGAAGCCGACATCATAGGCGGGGACTTCCTCTTTATTCGCCGGCACATGCCGCCTAGCTTGCCCGGGCGGATAATTGTTACCAATACGGTGACGGCCGCGGACATCGAATTCTTGCGCCAGCGCGGGATCCGGACTTTGGTCACCACTACGCCGGAACTAGAAGGGCGGTCATTTGGCACCAACGTCATGGAGGCGGTAATGGTAGCGCTTTTGCAGAAACCCCTGGCTGAGATTAAGCGCCAAGATTATGAGGATTTGATTGACCGCATGGGGCTGGTGCCGCGGATAGTGGAGCTCAATTAG
- a CDS encoding transcriptional regulator: protein MDLIRIGDKLISRSKMQRAIDQILELRVQGLSQQEAANRLGIDRSFISRLEGLGEVRRGSRIAVVGFPVANKEEVLQVLEEEGVEYSLILTDAERWQFAQGKSGQQLVNELMEIIASLRTFDAVIMIGSNYRIQLSNALLGREVIGMEIGTSPITEDKVVDVAELRTLVRSIKREKGEQL, encoded by the coding sequence ATGGATCTAATCCGCATCGGGGATAAGCTCATTAGCCGCTCCAAAATGCAGCGGGCCATAGACCAGATCCTTGAACTTCGGGTGCAAGGGCTATCCCAGCAGGAGGCGGCCAACCGCTTGGGCATTGACCGCAGCTTCATTTCTCGCCTGGAGGGCTTGGGGGAAGTACGGCGGGGAAGCCGGATTGCGGTGGTGGGCTTTCCGGTGGCCAACAAGGAGGAAGTCCTGCAGGTTCTGGAGGAGGAAGGGGTGGAGTACTCCCTGATCCTTACCGATGCGGAGCGCTGGCAGTTTGCGCAGGGGAAGAGCGGGCAGCAGTTGGTGAATGAGCTCATGGAAATCATAGCTTCCTTGCGGACCTTCGATGCGGTAATCATGATCGGGTCCAACTACCGGATCCAGCTATCCAATGCGCTGCTGGGACGGGAAGTCATAGGTATGGAAATTGGCACCTCACCCATCACCGAGGACAAGGTGGTGGATGTAGCTGAGCTGCGGACACTCGTCCGCAGTATCAAAAGGGAGAAGGGAGAACAGCTATGA